One part of the Hydra vulgaris chromosome 01, alternate assembly HydraT2T_AEP genome encodes these proteins:
- the LOC136074221 gene encoding kinesin light chain-like, with translation MTTSIKRLLACKCLFKEAVITKIVVRYFNSKTYGENKMITLDTKRNIAKCLKKIGKFNEALEIYYSVDEIRTEVLGINHPSSMTTKHNIASCLDNMGKFNKALEIYYSIDKIQTEILGINHPSTMTAKHNIASCLDNIGKYNEALEIYYSVDRI, from the exons ATGACGACTTCTATTAAAAGATTATTAgcatgtaaatgtttatttaaagaagcagTCATAACAAAAATAGTTGTTcgatattttaattcaaaaacataTGGTGAAAACAAAATGATCACGCTTGATACAAAACGTAATATCGCAAAGTGTTTAAAGAAAATTGGAAAAtttaacgaagctttagaaatttattattctgttgatgaAATACGAACTGAagttttag gtatcaaccatccgtcttcaatgacaacaaaacataatatcgcaagcTGTTTGGATAATATGGGAAAGTTTAacaaagctttagaaatttattattctattgataaaatacaaactgaaattttag GTATTAACCATCCGTCTACAATGACagcaaaacataatatcgcaagcTGTTTGGACAATAtaggaaaatataacgaagctttggaaatttattattctgttgatagaatataa